A region of Candidatus Thermoplasmatota archaeon DNA encodes the following proteins:
- a CDS encoding 30S ribosomal protein S19 — translation MADAPKGFTPKAVRRPRRKVETGKKKEFLYRGHTLDELRALSMEELASILPARVRRDLRRGLAPGQRHLLERLGKAPPEAILRTHCRDMPVLPSFVGRTLAVHNGKEFARVEVQPDMIGHYLGEFALTRKAVKHTGPGVGATRGSKFIPLK, via the coding sequence ATGGCCGACGCTCCCAAGGGATTCACGCCAAAGGCGGTTCGCCGCCCCCGCCGCAAGGTGGAGACGGGCAAGAAGAAGGAGTTCCTCTACCGAGGGCACACGCTCGACGAGCTGCGCGCCCTGTCGATGGAGGAGCTCGCCTCGATCCTTCCCGCGCGCGTGCGGCGCGACCTTCGCCGAGGCCTTGCGCCCGGCCAGCGGCACCTGCTCGAGCGCCTGGGCAAGGCCCCTCCCGAGGCGATCCTCCGGACGCACTGCCGCGACATGCCCGTCCTGCCCTCCTTCGTCGGGCGCACGCTTGCCGTGCACAACGGCAAGGAGTTCGCGCGCGTGGAGGTGCAGCCGGACATGATCGGTCACTACCTGGGCGAGTTCGCCCTCACGCGAAAGGCCGTCAAGCACACCGGGCCCGGCGTCGGCGCCACCCGCGGATCGAAGTTCATCCCGTTGAAGTGA